One genomic window of Devosia salina includes the following:
- the infA gene encoding translation initiation factor IF-1: protein MAKEEVLEFPGVVTELLPNATFRVKLENDHEIIAHTAGRMRKNRIRVLAGDKVLCEMTPYDLTKGRITYRFK, encoded by the coding sequence ATGGCCAAGGAAGAAGTGCTCGAATTTCCGGGCGTGGTCACCGAATTGCTTCCCAACGCGACCTTTCGCGTGAAGCTGGAAAACGACCATGAAATCATCGCCCACACCGCCGGGCGCATGCGCAAGAACCGCATTCGCGTTCTCGCCGGCGACAAGGTGCTGTGCGAAATGACCCCCTATGACCTCACCAAGGGTCGCATTACCTATCGCTTCAAATAA
- a CDS encoding Maf-like protein codes for MAGRPDLILASASPRRLALLNQIGIEPEHLVPAHVDETPEKGELPRKLAQRLADLKALTAQHKASVAGFGGNTMVLAADTVVAVGRRILPKAETMEEAADCLRLLSGRAHRVYTGVTLITPSGARRHRLVETRIRFKRLSGKEMEAYLASAEWRDKAGGYAIQGIAGAFVVKLVGSYSAVVGLPLHETAQLLAGEGYPVHFNWLNQSSLSGV; via the coding sequence ATGGCCGGACGTCCCGACCTGATTCTGGCCTCCGCCTCGCCGCGCCGGCTCGCCCTTCTCAACCAGATCGGCATCGAGCCCGAGCATCTGGTGCCGGCCCATGTCGATGAAACTCCCGAAAAGGGCGAATTGCCGCGCAAGCTGGCGCAACGTCTGGCCGACCTCAAGGCACTCACCGCCCAGCACAAGGCCAGCGTCGCCGGCTTTGGTGGCAATACCATGGTGCTGGCTGCCGATACCGTGGTCGCCGTGGGGCGCCGCATCCTGCCCAAGGCCGAGACCATGGAGGAGGCAGCCGATTGCCTTCGCCTGCTCTCGGGTCGGGCCCACCGCGTCTATACCGGGGTGACGCTGATCACCCCCTCGGGCGCGCGCCGCCATCGCCTTGTCGAAACCCGCATCCGCTTCAAGCGCCTCTCGGGCAAGGAAATGGAAGCCTATCTTGCCAGTGCCGAATGGCGCGACAAGGCCGGCGGCTACGCCATCCAGGGCATTGCCGGCGCCTTCGTGGTCAAGCTGGTCGGCTCCTATTCCGCCGTCGTCGGCCTGCCGCTGCACGAAACCGCCCAGCTCCTCGCCGGCGAAGGCTATCCCGTGCATTTCAACTGGCTCAACCAGTCGAGCCTGTCGGGCGTGTGA
- the yacG gene encoding DNA gyrase inhibitor YacG, which yields MPETPHKKCPICGKPAVDEFKPFCSKRCADIDLNRWLTGNYVIPARDDEPLPDADGEEN from the coding sequence ATGCCGGAAACGCCGCACAAAAAATGCCCCATCTGCGGCAAGCCGGCCGTGGACGAGTTCAAGCCCTTCTGCTCGAAACGCTGCGCCGATATCGACCTCAACCGCTGGCTCACCGGCAATTACGTCATCCCCGCCAGGGATGACGAGCCGCTGCCTGATGCGGACGGCGAGGAGAACTAG
- a CDS encoding EAL domain-containing protein has product MQTEVLEAVARGVDLGEVGAMLCRRVEGVAAGVICSILLIDEAGIVRPLAGPSLPPAYSAAINGVAIGPCAGSCGTAAWRKEPVIVTDIETDPLWADYKALALPLGLLACWSSPIFDADGKVIATFAFYYDTRRGPTAFEHQLVDTCVHLCALAIEHERVRARNHHLAYFDVLTELPNRAHFNAQLAERTLVGDPFGLLLLDIDHLKLVNDSIGHAAGDALIRTIARRLAACGPDILPFRLGGDEMAMLVIGCADHAALEIAARSVLASVSGMVLVGEQSIDAHVTLGGALYGVDGQDADTICQNADFALYQAKQTHRGNYVGFRPDLRTAMVERISMVRQLDAAMAQGRVIPHYQPIVRLETAEIVGLEALARLVMPDGSVVSAGAFHAALADPRIAYHLTGQMLEQVARDIRGWLDAGIPFQHVGVNVTTGDFMRGDLAERVTTLFGAHQVPLSHVVLEVNESVFMGGSDQAVPRAVEALREQGILVALDDFGTGFASLTHLLSFPVDVIKIDRSFVEKLGSDPSSGVVVRAILDIARRLDMKVIAEGIETTQQVAVLRQFGCLIGQGYLFSRPVPASDATQMLRLFGQKLPLRPRARANA; this is encoded by the coding sequence GTGCAGACGGAAGTCCTGGAAGCCGTCGCGCGCGGGGTCGATCTGGGTGAAGTGGGCGCCATGCTGTGCCGGCGGGTCGAAGGCGTTGCCGCCGGCGTCATCTGCTCCATCCTGCTGATCGACGAGGCCGGCATTGTCCGGCCGCTGGCGGGGCCGAGCCTGCCGCCTGCCTATTCGGCGGCGATCAATGGCGTGGCCATCGGGCCCTGTGCCGGCTCCTGCGGCACGGCCGCCTGGCGCAAGGAACCGGTCATCGTCACCGATATCGAGACCGACCCGCTCTGGGCGGACTACAAGGCCCTGGCCCTGCCACTGGGGCTCCTCGCCTGCTGGTCCAGTCCCATCTTCGATGCCGACGGCAAGGTCATCGCCACCTTCGCCTTCTATTACGACACAAGGCGCGGCCCGACCGCGTTCGAGCATCAGCTGGTCGACACCTGCGTACATCTGTGCGCCCTGGCCATCGAGCACGAACGCGTGCGCGCCCGGAACCACCACCTGGCCTATTTCGACGTCCTGACCGAACTGCCCAATCGCGCCCATTTCAACGCCCAGCTGGCCGAGCGCACCCTGGTCGGGGATCCCTTTGGCCTGCTGCTGCTCGATATCGATCATCTCAAGCTGGTCAATGACAGCATCGGCCATGCGGCCGGCGATGCGCTCATCCGCACCATTGCCCGGCGTCTGGCGGCCTGCGGCCCCGACATCCTGCCCTTCCGGCTGGGCGGCGACGAAATGGCCATGCTGGTCATCGGCTGCGCCGATCACGCGGCGCTCGAAATCGCGGCCAGGAGCGTCCTGGCCTCCGTCTCCGGCATGGTCCTGGTGGGCGAGCAGAGCATCGACGCGCATGTGACGCTTGGCGGCGCGCTCTATGGCGTGGACGGGCAAGATGCCGACACCATCTGCCAGAACGCCGATTTCGCGCTCTACCAGGCCAAGCAGACCCATCGCGGCAATTATGTCGGCTTCCGTCCCGATCTGCGCACCGCCATGGTAGAGCGCATCTCCATGGTGCGCCAGCTCGATGCGGCCATGGCCCAGGGCCGGGTCATCCCGCACTATCAGCCCATCGTGCGGCTCGAAACCGCCGAGATCGTCGGGCTCGAGGCGCTGGCCCGCCTGGTCATGCCCGATGGCAGCGTGGTGTCGGCCGGCGCCTTCCATGCCGCCCTCGCCGATCCGCGCATCGCCTACCACCTCACCGGGCAGATGCTCGAACAGGTGGCGCGCGACATTCGCGGTTGGCTCGATGCCGGCATTCCGTTCCAGCATGTCGGGGTCAATGTCACCACCGGCGATTTCATGCGCGGCGACCTGGCCGAGCGCGTCACGACGCTGTTCGGTGCCCATCAGGTGCCGCTGAGCCATGTGGTGCTGGAGGTCAATGAATCGGTGTTCATGGGCGGCAGCGATCAGGCCGTGCCGCGTGCCGTCGAAGCGCTGCGCGAACAGGGCATCCTGGTTGCGCTCGACGATTTCGGCACCGGCTTTGCCTCGCTCACTCACCTCTTGAGCTTCCCCGTCGACGTCATCAAGATCGACCGCTCCTTCGTTGAAAAGCTGGGCAGCGATCCGTCCAGCGGCGTGGTCGTCCGCGCCATTCTCGACATCGCCCGGCGGCTCGACATGAAGGTCATCGCCGAGGGTATCGAGACCACCCAGCAGGTCGCTGTGCTGCGCCAGTTCGGCTGCCTGATCGGGCAGGGCTATCTGTTCTCCCGGCCGGTGCCGGCCAGCGACGCCACTCAGATGTTGCGCCTGTTCGGCCAGAAGCTGCCTTTGCGCCCGCGCGCCCGCGCCAATGCCTGA
- the uxaC gene encoding glucuronate isomerase → MTQPSHLHPDRLFPASEPARAIARDLYPAVRDLPLVSPHGHTDPSWFAANERFASPTALFLTPDHYVLRMLKSRGISYDALGIARKDGQPVETDGRKAWRLFAENYFLFAGTPSKTWIDHSFHAVFGITEELSGATADSIYDAIDAQLGAPDLRPRAIIERFKVEVIATTEFALDPLTHHQSMLDQGLIGQVRTTYRPDDVTDPSRAAIVENLHRFGELTGEDISKWDGLINAHRKRREYFRRFGAVATDHGVPTANTADLPLAEKQALLDKVLAGRHDANDAELFRAQMLTEMALLSVEDGMVMQIHAGSRRNTDPLLFATRGADLGADIPGPTDYVGGMKALLSRCGNEPNLRLIMFVLDETTYARELAPMAGYWPSLMIGPPWWFHDSPQGIRRYLDQVVETAGFYNLAGFNDDTRALLSIPARHDVWRREVCGFLAGWVAEHRLSKASAEEIAVHLSYQAAKDAYRIK, encoded by the coding sequence ATGACCCAGCCCAGCCATCTCCACCCCGATCGCCTCTTTCCCGCGTCCGAGCCGGCGCGCGCCATCGCGCGTGACCTCTATCCGGCCGTCCGGGACCTGCCGCTTGTTAGCCCGCATGGCCATACCGACCCGTCCTGGTTTGCCGCCAATGAGCGCTTTGCCAGTCCCACGGCCCTGTTCCTGACGCCCGATCACTATGTGCTGCGCATGCTCAAGAGCCGGGGCATTTCCTATGATGCGCTCGGCATTGCGCGCAAGGATGGCCAGCCCGTCGAAACCGATGGGCGCAAGGCGTGGCGCCTGTTTGCCGAGAACTACTTCCTGTTCGCCGGCACCCCATCCAAGACCTGGATCGATCATTCCTTCCATGCCGTCTTCGGCATCACCGAGGAACTGTCCGGCGCCACCGCCGACAGCATCTATGACGCCATCGATGCCCAGCTGGGCGCGCCGGACCTGCGCCCCCGCGCCATTATCGAGCGCTTCAAGGTGGAAGTCATCGCCACCACCGAATTCGCGCTCGATCCGCTCACCCATCACCAGTCCATGCTCGATCAGGGCCTCATCGGCCAGGTGCGCACCACCTATCGCCCCGATGACGTGACCGATCCCAGCCGCGCCGCCATTGTCGAGAACCTCCACAGGTTCGGCGAATTGACCGGCGAGGACATCAGCAAATGGGATGGGCTGATCAACGCCCATCGCAAGCGGCGCGAATATTTCCGCCGTTTCGGCGCCGTCGCCACCGATCATGGCGTCCCCACCGCCAACACCGCCGATCTGCCCCTTGCCGAAAAGCAGGCCCTGCTCGACAAGGTCTTGGCCGGTCGTCACGACGCCAATGATGCCGAGCTGTTTCGTGCCCAGATGCTGACCGAAATGGCGCTGCTTTCGGTCGAGGACGGCATGGTCATGCAGATCCATGCCGGCTCGCGCCGCAACACCGATCCGCTGCTGTTCGCCACGCGCGGGGCCGATTTGGGCGCCGATATTCCCGGCCCCACCGATTATGTCGGCGGCATGAAGGCGCTGCTCAGCCGCTGCGGCAACGAGCCGAACCTCAGGCTCATCATGTTCGTGCTCGACGAAACCACCTATGCCCGCGAACTGGCCCCCATGGCGGGCTACTGGCCCTCACTGATGATCGGCCCGCCCTGGTGGTTCCATGATAGCCCGCAGGGCATTCGCCGCTATCTCGACCAGGTTGTGGAAACCGCCGGCTTCTACAATCTCGCCGGCTTCAACGACGACACCCGCGCTCTGCTCTCCATTCCCGCCCGCCACGATGTCTGGCGCCGCGAGGTCTGCGGCTTCCTCGCCGGCTGGGTCGCCGAACACCGCCTCAGCAAGGCCAGCGCCGAAGAGATCGCCGTGCACCTGAGCTACCAGGCGGCGAAAGACGCTTACAGGATCAAGTAA
- a CDS encoding aminoglycoside phosphotransferase family protein, with amino-acid sequence MVNQSPVETALSRAMIRWSLTKSSPVAETPRSWIFRVEQNGRNFAALKILKPVVAEEEGRGARLLQWYAGDGAATVFDIHGDTIFMEWLDGGTLGDPVRAGRDDEATIAIATVVASLHRPRDGELPDLQPLRERFQPLFKTDVRAWPQTARDLYARASGIALRLFDRPTAQLPLHGDLHHDNILSSDRGWLAIDPKGVLGDPAYDLANVFINPKQANNIAADPQRIAARADILSQRLGYPRKRILGWAAAHAALSACWDLAEGQPITGLLACLPNLLSAYDQA; translated from the coding sequence ATGGTGAATCAGTCTCCCGTCGAAACGGCGCTCAGTCGCGCCATGATCCGCTGGTCGCTGACCAAGTCCTCGCCCGTGGCCGAAACGCCGCGCAGCTGGATTTTCCGCGTCGAGCAGAATGGCCGCAACTTCGCGGCCCTGAAAATCCTCAAGCCCGTCGTCGCCGAGGAGGAGGGCAGGGGGGCTCGCCTCCTGCAATGGTATGCTGGCGATGGTGCGGCCACCGTCTTCGATATCCATGGCGATACCATTTTCATGGAATGGCTCGACGGCGGCACGCTGGGCGATCCCGTCCGCGCCGGCCGCGACGACGAAGCGACCATCGCCATTGCCACGGTCGTGGCCAGCCTTCATCGCCCGCGCGATGGCGAATTGCCCGATCTGCAACCGCTGCGGGAGCGCTTCCAGCCCCTCTTCAAGACCGATGTCCGGGCCTGGCCGCAGACGGCGCGCGACCTCTATGCGCGCGCCAGCGGCATAGCCCTGCGCCTGTTCGACCGACCCACCGCGCAGCTGCCGCTGCATGGCGACCTGCATCACGACAATATCCTGTCCTCCGATCGCGGCTGGCTGGCCATCGACCCCAAGGGCGTCCTGGGCGACCCGGCCTATGATCTGGCCAATGTCTTCATCAATCCCAAGCAGGCCAACAACATCGCGGCCGATCCGCAGCGCATCGCCGCGCGGGCCGATATCCTGTCCCAGCGTCTGGGCTATCCGCGCAAGCGCATTCTGGGCTGGGCCGCCGCGCATGCCGCCCTTTCCGCCTGCTGGGACCTGGCAGAGGGCCAGCCCATCACCGGCCTTCTGGCCTGTCTGCCCAACCTTCTCAGCGCATACGATCAGGCCTGA
- a CDS encoding CAP domain-containing protein, whose product MSNSATSRLSRRAVLVLAGGAVLSACASTIPPLPAKVSDRPEDLTRDQIISTINAVRRANGAGPWVYNGQLEAAARSQARLMASKDTLSHNLGVTLRQRVTEAGYQLAVGENVAKGYKTLPATIEGWLASQGHRNTLLSNRFTEFGLAFARTGSGKLYWALIAGGPFEAWAQA is encoded by the coding sequence TTGTCCAATTCCGCCACGTCCCGCCTTTCGCGTCGTGCCGTCCTCGTTCTCGCGGGCGGCGCCGTGCTCTCGGCTTGCGCCTCCACCATTCCCCCGCTCCCGGCCAAGGTCTCCGACCGGCCCGAGGATCTGACGCGCGACCAGATCATCTCGACCATCAATGCGGTGCGCCGCGCCAATGGCGCCGGCCCCTGGGTCTACAATGGCCAGCTCGAGGCGGCCGCCCGCTCCCAGGCCCGGCTCATGGCCAGCAAGGATACCCTCAGCCACAATCTGGGCGTCACCCTGCGCCAGCGCGTCACCGAGGCGGGCTACCAGCTCGCCGTGGGCGAGAACGTCGCCAAGGGCTACAAGACCCTCCCGGCCACCATCGAGGGCTGGCTGGCCTCGCAGGGCCACCGCAATACCCTGCTCTCCAACCGCTTCACCGAATTCGGCCTCGCCTTCGCCCGCACCGGCTCGGGCAAGCTCTACTGGGCCCTCATCGCCGGCGGCCCCTTCGAGGCCTGGGCGCAGGCTTAG
- a CDS encoding TlyA family RNA methyltransferase yields MSRIRLDLALEQRGLLPSRARARDAILRGTVSVNGAPAKKPNQMVGEDDVLVLEDPASSYVSRAALKLIAGLEAGAISVVGKTCLDVGSSTGGFTQVLLERGAAKVFAVDVGHDQLHESVRHAPRVVSLEGTNARDLDPELIPEPIDLLVSDVSFVSLTKVLAAPLALCGPGAEAVILYKPQFEVGREFVGKGGIVSDAAASERALGAVVAFVEDAGFALRQTVISPIAGGDGNVETVLVFRRV; encoded by the coding sequence GTGAGCCGTATCCGGCTCGACCTGGCCCTCGAACAGCGCGGGCTGCTGCCCAGCCGGGCGCGGGCCCGCGATGCCATCCTGCGCGGCACGGTGTCGGTCAATGGCGCGCCTGCGAAAAAGCCCAACCAGATGGTGGGCGAGGACGACGTGCTCGTGCTCGAGGACCCGGCCTCGAGCTATGTCTCGCGGGCGGCGCTGAAGCTGATTGCCGGGCTTGAGGCCGGCGCCATCAGCGTTGTGGGCAAGACCTGCCTCGATGTCGGCTCATCGACGGGCGGGTTCACCCAGGTGCTGCTGGAGCGCGGCGCGGCAAAGGTGTTCGCCGTGGATGTGGGGCATGACCAGTTGCATGAAAGCGTGCGGCACGCCCCGCGCGTGGTGAGCCTGGAAGGCACCAATGCACGCGATCTCGACCCGGAGCTCATCCCGGAGCCGATCGACCTCCTGGTCTCGGATGTGAGCTTTGTGTCGCTAACCAAGGTGCTGGCGGCGCCGCTGGCGCTGTGCGGCCCCGGGGCCGAGGCGGTGATCCTCTATAAACCGCAGTTCGAAGTGGGCCGGGAATTTGTCGGCAAGGGCGGGATCGTGTCGGACGCCGCGGCGAGCGAGCGAGCGCTGGGCGCGGTGGTGGCGTTTGTCGAGGACGCGGGGTTTGCGCTGCGTCAGACCGTCATTTCGCCGATCGCGGGGGGCGACGGGAATGTCGAGACGGTGCTGGTGTTTAGGCGGGTGTGA
- a CDS encoding SCO family protein gives MTTNTTLRNFRIVLWVLVVVAAIAATALYMFRPPQRPLGINGQEFALTSTKGGSFTQADLVGTPSLIFFGYTFCPDVCPTTLAETTAWRAQLGLSADDLRIIFVTVDPERDTTEMVKAYVEGFDPSVIGLVGTPEETEKAKAAFGVFSEKAGDVESEFYLVNHTALTFLIDKDGSFEGTIAYEEASDTALAKIDRLVKG, from the coding sequence ATGACGACGAACACGACCCTTCGCAATTTCCGCATCGTGTTGTGGGTGCTGGTGGTGGTGGCGGCCATCGCGGCGACGGCGCTCTACATGTTCCGGCCGCCGCAGCGCCCGCTGGGGATCAACGGACAGGAATTCGCCCTGACCTCGACCAAGGGTGGCAGCTTCACCCAGGCCGATCTGGTGGGCACGCCGAGCCTCATCTTTTTCGGCTATACGTTCTGTCCCGATGTGTGCCCGACCACGCTGGCCGAAACCACGGCCTGGCGCGCGCAACTGGGGCTGAGCGCGGATGATTTGCGCATCATCTTCGTGACGGTGGACCCGGAGCGCGACACGACCGAAATGGTCAAGGCCTATGTCGAGGGGTTCGACCCGAGCGTGATCGGGCTTGTCGGCACGCCCGAGGAGACGGAGAAGGCCAAGGCGGCCTTCGGGGTGTTCTCGGAAAAGGCCGGCGACGTGGAGAGCGAATTCTACCTCGTCAACCACACGGCCCTGACCTTCCTGATCGACAAAGACGGCTCGTTCGAAGGCACGATTGCCTATGAGGAGGCGAGCGACACGGCGCTGGCCAAGATCGACAGGCTGGTCAAGGGGTGA
- a CDS encoding exodeoxyribonuclease VII small subunit: MAETAHDDVKTLSFEAALEQLEQIVAKLESGKAPLAESIAIYERGEALKAHCETLLKTAEARIEKITLNREGRATGTEPLDAG, from the coding sequence ATGGCCGAGACAGCACATGACGACGTCAAGACACTGAGCTTCGAGGCGGCGCTGGAACAGCTCGAACAGATCGTTGCCAAGCTCGAAAGCGGCAAGGCGCCGCTGGCCGAATCCATCGCCATCTATGAGCGCGGCGAAGCGCTGAAGGCGCATTGCGAGACCCTGCTCAAGACGGCCGAGGCGCGGATCGAGAAAATCACGCTCAATCGCGAGGGTCGCGCCACCGGTACCGAGCCGCTGGACGCTGGCTGA
- a CDS encoding histone deacetylase family protein yields the protein MTTLLVSQPNFADHQTPQGHPECADRIRAVEAALAGSRFAALKRRNAPYGDLMLAELVHDSRYLGRLRDARPAEGIGQLDADTFVSDGSLDVVATALGGALAGLDAVLLGEVDNAFCAIRPPGHHAEISTPMGFCLINTIAVVAREAQRKYGAERVAIVDFDVHHGNGTQDIFKDDPSVLYASSHQMPLYPGTGKPSETGVGNIVNAALAPHSGGAEMRAAYDDILLPALDNFAPDLLLISAGFDAHIRDPLAQLEWVDEDFAWVTGKLMEVAGRRCGNRIVSLLEGGYDLKGLAGGVRQHVATLQGY from the coding sequence TTGACGACGCTATTGGTCAGCCAGCCCAATTTCGCCGACCACCAGACCCCGCAAGGCCATCCCGAATGCGCCGACCGCATTCGCGCCGTCGAGGCCGCACTGGCCGGGTCGCGTTTCGCAGCGCTCAAGCGCCGCAATGCGCCCTATGGCGACCTGATGCTGGCCGAACTGGTGCATGACAGCCGCTATCTGGGACGCCTGCGCGACGCGCGGCCGGCAGAGGGCATCGGCCAGCTCGACGCCGATACTTTCGTTTCCGATGGCTCGCTGGACGTCGTCGCGACGGCGCTGGGCGGGGCATTGGCGGGTCTCGACGCTGTGCTGCTGGGCGAGGTCGACAACGCCTTCTGCGCCATTCGCCCGCCCGGTCACCACGCGGAAATCTCAACGCCCATGGGGTTTTGCCTCATCAACACCATTGCCGTCGTGGCGCGGGAGGCGCAGCGGAAATATGGGGCCGAGCGGGTGGCGATCGTCGATTTCGACGTGCATCACGGCAATGGAACACAGGACATCTTCAAGGATGATCCAAGCGTTCTTTACGCCTCGAGCCACCAGATGCCGCTTTATCCAGGCACCGGGAAGCCGAGCGAGACCGGGGTGGGCAATATCGTCAATGCGGCGCTGGCGCCCCATTCGGGGGGCGCTGAAATGCGGGCAGCCTATGACGATATCCTGTTGCCGGCGCTGGACAATTTCGCGCCGGACCTGCTGCTGATCTCGGCGGGATTTGACGCGCATATCCGCGATCCACTGGCGCAGCTGGAATGGGTGGACGAGGATTTTGCCTGGGTCACGGGGAAGTTGATGGAGGTGGCGGGGCGGCGGTGCGGCAACCGGATTGTGTCGCTGCTCGAAGGTGGCTATGACCTCAAGGGGCTCGCCGGGGGTGTGCGCCAACACGTGGCGACCCTCCAGGGGTACTGA
- a CDS encoding L-threonylcarbamoyladenylate synthase, with protein MTVIDHQAIEDAAALLRAGQLCAFPTETVYGLGADATDPDAVLSIYETKGRPRFNPLIVHCADLAMAERLANFSPLARRLAEAFWPGPLSLVLPLRPGHGLADVATAGLDTVALRVPDHPVALALLRAADRPLAAPSANPSGKLSPTTAEQVRKGFGGAVPVLDGGPCKSGVESTILAIDGDRIVQLRAGALARSEIETRLGLPVEQAAEGAAISAPGMLLSHYAPNANMRLNTAPMPGEAYLAFGAPAPHNSLVRNLSETGDLHEAARNLFSMLHELDATGAPMIAVAPIPETGLGEAINDRLRRAAAPRN; from the coding sequence ATGACCGTGATAGACCATCAAGCCATCGAGGACGCCGCCGCGCTGCTGCGCGCGGGGCAGCTTTGCGCCTTTCCCACCGAGACGGTCTATGGTCTGGGTGCCGATGCCACCGATCCCGATGCGGTCCTCTCGATCTATGAGACCAAGGGCCGGCCGCGCTTCAATCCGCTGATCGTGCATTGCGCCGATCTGGCCATGGCCGAGCGCCTGGCGAACTTCTCGCCGCTGGCCCGTCGCCTGGCGGAGGCCTTCTGGCCCGGCCCGTTGAGCCTCGTCCTCCCGCTGCGGCCGGGCCATGGGCTGGCCGATGTCGCCACTGCGGGCCTCGACACGGTGGCGCTGCGCGTGCCGGACCACCCCGTGGCGCTGGCCCTGCTGCGTGCGGCCGATCGCCCTCTGGCGGCGCCGTCGGCCAACCCATCCGGCAAGCTGTCGCCCACCACGGCCGAACAGGTCCGCAAGGGATTTGGCGGGGCCGTGCCGGTGCTCGATGGCGGCCCCTGCAAGTCCGGTGTGGAATCTACCATTCTGGCCATCGATGGGGATCGGATCGTCCAGCTGCGCGCCGGCGCCCTGGCGCGGAGCGAGATCGAGACGCGGTTGGGCCTGCCGGTCGAGCAGGCGGCAGAAGGGGCCGCGATTTCGGCTCCCGGCATGTTGCTCAGCCACTACGCGCCCAACGCCAATATGCGGCTCAACACCGCGCCCATGCCCGGCGAGGCCTATCTGGCCTTTGGCGCCCCGGCGCCGCACAACAGCCTCGTGCGCAACCTGTCCGAAACCGGCGACCTGCACGAGGCCGCCCGCAATCTCTTTTCCATGTTGCATGAGCTCGACGCCACGGGAGCGCCAATGATTGCCGTCGCCCCGATCCCCGAAACGGGCCTGGGCGAAGCCATCAATGATCGGTTGCGGCGAGCGGCGGCCCCCAGGAACTGA
- a CDS encoding DnaJ C-terminal domain-containing protein, whose protein sequence is MRDPYTVLGVTRSASEKDIKSAYRKLAKKYHPDQNPDDPTAHGKFAEATHAYDLLSDKDKRGQFDRGEIDAEGNPRFAGFGNGFGGGRAGARPGAGPGAGGFSAEDILKEFMSGFGGQPRGGARTSAGGAQWDPFAGATAGGAGARMGKGDDIVVNVAVSLEDAHKAASVPVRMPSGKVLSVKLPDKVEEGQQIRLKGQGSPSPYGEPGDALVTVRFEKSKTFRKDGHDIRTDVPVTLYEAVLGAKVRVPTLDGSVELTLPPGVDTAKALRLKGKGLYGDGDLYVNIRVVLPPGGDADLEALARFMRDQKPYKVRD, encoded by the coding sequence ATGCGCGATCCTTACACCGTACTTGGGGTGACGCGGTCCGCAAGCGAGAAGGACATCAAGTCCGCCTATCGCAAGCTGGCCAAGAAGTACCACCCTGACCAGAATCCTGACGACCCTACGGCGCACGGCAAGTTCGCCGAGGCAACCCACGCCTATGACCTGCTCAGCGACAAGGACAAGCGCGGACAGTTCGACCGCGGCGAGATCGACGCGGAGGGCAATCCGCGCTTTGCCGGTTTCGGCAATGGCTTTGGCGGCGGCCGTGCTGGCGCGCGCCCGGGTGCCGGCCCCGGTGCAGGTGGCTTTTCAGCCGAAGACATCCTCAAGGAGTTCATGAGCGGTTTTGGCGGTCAGCCGCGCGGCGGAGCACGGACGTCGGCCGGCGGCGCCCAATGGGACCCGTTTGCCGGTGCTACCGCAGGCGGGGCGGGAGCCCGCATGGGCAAGGGCGACGACATCGTCGTCAATGTTGCCGTTTCGCTGGAGGACGCGCACAAGGCCGCCTCAGTGCCGGTGCGCATGCCCTCGGGCAAGGTGCTGTCGGTCAAGCTTCCCGACAAGGTCGAGGAAGGCCAGCAGATCCGCCTCAAGGGCCAGGGCTCGCCCAGTCCCTATGGCGAGCCGGGCGATGCTCTGGTGACCGTGCGCTTTGAGAAGTCGAAGACCTTCCGTAAGGACGGCCATGACATTCGCACCGATGTGCCGGTGACGCTTTACGAAGCGGTGCTGGGTGCCAAGGTGAGGGTGCCGACGCTGGACGGTTCGGTGGAACTGACCCTGCCCCCGGGCGTGGATACCGCAAAGGCCCTGCGCCTCAAGGGCAAGGGCCTTTATGGCGATGGCGACCTCTATGTGAATATCCGCGTGGTGCTGCCACCCGGCGGGGATGCCGACCTCGAGGCCCTGGCACGTTTCATGCGCGACCAGAAGCCCTACAAGGTGCGCGACTAG